AAGCGGGAATCACATTGTCGGTGGTCTCCATTTTTAGCGCAATCAGTTCTTTGTCCAAACCTGCCTGCGCTGCCGCTTCGGCAGACAGGTCGGAGGTGAAAAAAAACATTCCGCTTTCTTTATCAAAAAAATGTGTAATGGTATAATCCATCAATCGCTTAGCTTCATTCAACCACTTCTCATTAAAGGTGATTTGATATAACGCAATGAACGCTTCCATCGTGAATGAATAATCTTCCAGATAACCATTCACGGTTGCTTTACCATTTTTATAACTGTGATATAATCCAACTCCCTCCCTTTGGGGAAGGGTTGGGATGTGGTTTTTATTTTTTAGTTTTGTAAAGATGAAATCTGCATTTTTTAGAGCCGAATTTAAAAATTTTTCTTCACCGAAAACAGTGTAAGCATCCGCATAACCTTTTAACATCAAAGCATTCCACGAAGTCAGTTGTTTATCATCCGCTTCAGGATAAACCCTTTTCCCCCGTTCTTTTAAAAGAATTTTTTTTACTTCGGAAATTTCTTTTCTCAATCCATCAACGGAGAGGTTGTG
Above is a genomic segment from Deltaproteobacteria bacterium containing:
- a CDS encoding AGE family epimerase/isomerase; this encodes MHNLSVDGLRKEISEVKKILLKERGKRVYPEADDKQLTSWNALMLKGYADAYTVFGEEKFLNSALKNADFIFTKLKNKNHIPTLPQREGVGLYHSYKNGKATVNGYLEDYSFTMEAFIALYQITFNEKWLNEAKRLMDYTITHFFDKESGMFFFTSDLSAEAAAQAGLDKELIALKMETTDNVIPASNSSIAKNLFLLGIYFDDNNYKKISEQMLNNVKNELKQYGSWFCNWGLLLLNKAAPFYEVAIAGKDAEQKLKELNQIYIQNKLLVGSKTKSSLPLLQDRYVEGKTMIYVCENKACKLPVEKTEEAVKLMK